The Arachis ipaensis cultivar K30076 chromosome B07, Araip1.1, whole genome shotgun sequence genomic interval ATTAAAACTCCAATAAGAAAAGTGGTTCAGATGGAAGACGACCTAAACAAACTTTAGAGAAAATTGTTAAAAAtagatttaaaatataaatagtttAAACATATATCATTTATGTAGGGCATTTTGACATTGACTCATGTAGCATATGATTTATTATGATATCGTTTGATCTATGTAGTCGATTATGTCTAAATAGACAATCAATAAGACAAGACTTTGTTGTTAACTAAACatacaatttttttcttcttttcacaaAGGAATATCTTTACCTGAGACAGTTATTTGCCAAACATGCTTTTGGTTTACATTCTACATATCAGAATTCTTGTTGTGAACTTAGTCTTAAGGTCAAATGCTCACTGTGGCAGGGATGAGGATAAAATTCTGAGAGTTGGAGAAGAGCTTGAGAGAGAAACGTTGCTATTACAAGGTGGCTCTCGCTTTTATCAATTAGAGAATCTGAGACCACACACTTGGTATGAAGTGAAGATATCATATCCAGCTTCTGTATGTATACATAGCATACCTTCATTAAGTTCTTTGCATGGAAATCTCTACTCTGGAAACTGacatatacaaaattaaaaaacacCAGGTACCAGCTATTTTCTCCATACAACTACTTAAATCGAAATTGTTGGTGAACAGTAACAGGAGATTACTCAACACTGAGAAGCTCATTTTCAAATCCTATGGTGATGAGGTCCAATATTTAATATGAAATATGGTAGTTGAAATTTCTTAAACTTAAATGTATGCATGTGCTTAATTTTATTGTGTTCTGCCCTTGCAACATTGACATAATTCAGGATAAACACAACATATTATTGGTAACTGTGGAGCCAGAGGGGTTTCCAGCAATACCACATGTACAAGAGAGGGAGTTTATTATCTTCAACATTGGTAAGCTTTTTTGCAAAGTATCTGTATTTGCAATCTATGTATATATGACGTATCCCATTTGGTCCTTTTCTATtgtctccaattatttattctttttttttttctaactaCAGATATATAAGAACTTTCACACTTTTAAGTTAAAATTATGTAATTGCCATAAACATACTAATTGCTATTAGTAGTGGCTGCATCCAAAGGGGTTGATTGCATGCCTTCATTGAATTCTCTTTCATCTTAAGATATTTACATTATTTCCATGACTTGTCCTCATGGAATTCTGATATTGATATCTTGTATCCTCCTCTTTTTTTACTACAGTCTGTGACGAACTGTTATTAGGCATACCCCACAAAGCTTGGTGGGTAGTGGCGCTGGCATTACTCTGTCTATGCATTGCATTCGTCATCCCTTCTTTTCTTCCACCGTATTTGTTACCAAAAAACCAAGTGTCAAGGTCTACTCAACATGTCTCAAAAACTTTTTGACAAGTGATTGTGATTATAACATTATTTGAGGCACACCTACATATTCATGTTACACTGAAGACAAATTTGGAATCCACCAGGTTCTTTATATACCCCCATCATATTTTAGATGTATTCTGCATGCAAGAAACAGAGGTTCCATTTTTACTTTTGATGATGATGCTCCTAACATTATTTACTACTATTTTAGAAATGCGTTACTTCAGTTTTGTTTCTGATTACCAATATCTTGCATGGCTTTGAATTCACACATGGATAACCTGGTAAAATTTTTTTGGAGGGGTGACAAATATTTTTGATAAATCAAAAAATCATGTGGTTATATTTTAGCTTTTTGAAAAATTAAGAATGCTTTTATAAAGGTAGTATTgcctttttgaaaaattaaaatgcttttgaaaaaaaaaaataagttttaAGATACtatctttttgttttctaaaattaaaatataatattaataaaaatacatattttttctTACCtcgttattattttattatattttttctattaatgtcactttaattattaaaatcaatTTCACAAACATAATTTTTAACACACACATCTGATGTATATTTTTGCTTCCCCTACAGCTAGTTAATAGAGCAACAAAAATGGTGAAAAAGGAACAGTTCTAAGAAATAATCAAACACATATCTTAAGACGAGGAAATATTCTTACAAGAGTTCTGATTTATTAACATGATGACTACACAAATAAAGTGAGAGATTCATCCTCAGAAACCAACAAAGATACAATAAAAAGTGAAAAGACAAATACAGAATATAACACTGGACAGTGGACACAAGATACAAACATGATAACGTGACATGAAACTCCAACATGCAAATCTCAAAAGGGTGCCTATGACTTCGAGTACCACCTCCAACCTCACTCACCCACACATACACACAAAGCTTCCATTTTTCATCATCACAATGATGATCAATACCCTTGTGTGCCCTCCTGAGCCCTACCAGCACCAGCATAATCCTTGGCCCTGTCCTTAACATCCCTAGCCTTATCAGCAATCACCCCTTTAGCATAATCAAGCCTATCAGAGCCAGCAGGGTGTTTCCCAGTGACATAGCTGTACAACCATGACAATGCAGCAATGGCAGCAACACCACAGCCACCAGAGAACAAGAATCCACCAGCAGCCAGTGCAAGGGTTATGGCAGCAGGGACAAGGATAGGACTGAAGATAACAAGAAGTGGTGTTGCAATGATCAAACCTATGACAGTTCCAGTGAGGATCAACCCAGACAGGATCAAGAATGAGACACCAATGGCTGATGCTGTCATGAACTTGATGGCTTGGCGTATAGGTTGGTTAGTACTGGGGTCATAGGAGGTTCCATAAGATGAACCATAGGTGCCTCCTCCACCATAGGATGATCCATAGGACCCTCCTCCTCCATAGCCTGTCCTTGTTTGATCAGACATAATGGTAAATGGGTTTTGGTGGCTGGTGACTTTTGAGAATTTTTAGACAAGAAGTGATGGGGTTTGAGGAAGAGTGAGAGAGAAGTGAAGGGAATGTATAGCAATGAAGGGAGGTTAAGCTGGCAAAAGGGGAGGGTGCATTGCTGTGTCGTGGCGGCTTTGCATGAAACTGAGGTGGAGGTGATGCAACACCTGTCCCTTTAACTGACTGGTGTCTTCTAACACTGATCACCATACATTGTTACATTGTTACATTGTTACAGGACCCTTTCTCTGCTGGGGACCATGGCATGCTTTCGATAATggtaattttgatattttttaatagagTTATGTCTCCTTTTCTTTGAAATAACTGTCTATTTGGGAAAAAAAATTcataacattaattaattaacgGCTTAATTACTCTGATGAGTAAACCATAAATAAGTACTTGGTTNNNNNNNNNNNNctttctaatttaaaaaaaaaaatcgacacaattgtaataataattaaaaaaaaaaaagttgcatGGGAATATTGGCTTCAGAGAAGAATCTTTTTGTGCTTGAGAATTGAGATAAGGCGAAAGACTTACAAAAGAAAAGTTATTTTCATGTCTTCTATGATTAAATGATGATACATTGTATTTCCAATTTTTATGTTTATACTTTATAATATTTTAAGgcatttattaatattatattcaATTATGTAAATGTTAGATGTTTTTTacttaaaacctaataaaaatatcATGTTTAATATGTTAGAGAAGTATGTACGTTTATAAAATTAAACGTAAATTTAATTGTTAATATAGTTATAATAACAAGGcatgaaaattaatttattagttaaaagTTTACATTACGTATTAAATATACGATTATGATTAAACTACATGCGCGCGATCTCTATTATTAAAATACTATTACGATTGTTTTTAAGTACGTGATAACGTCGTTGTTCGAACTGTAATTTTGGTTTTACTCTCTCGTGTCAATGCAAGAAAGCTGACGAAGCTTCTTTTATATATTTCACAAGAGAACAACTAGGGAACCAAAAGCATATTAGCCAAAAACCAGCCAAAATATGTTTGGGTTCTATGAAAAATTGGGTTTTGGTTTGTGCTCCGTGATCTCAGGAACAGTtttcaaacagattattcaaaaagtgattctaattaaacggttttgtttactttttggctgatcactttttggttccatatacttttccatttCACAAAGAATCTATTCATCGACGTTAGGCTGCGGAAAAAGAGCACTCGGACAAATTGAAATGGTATAGAGAGAATATAAttcattttatagttattttttattattttattattatttaaaatgtgGGTCTTACctttattaatttttcttttattctattaaaaaaaatctgTAAACTTATATTTTTACCATATAATTCACCGCAAAAAACtactttgcatgtttttcttAAGACGCATAAAGAGTAGTTGAGCTGAACACCAAaagaaaaactatataaaaataagttttttttctTTACAATTAAATTCAATCGGGTTGGCCTAAATTCACAAAAACTAACCACGTATAAACACATACTTTTGCAACTGTTTAATAGTGCGAACATTAATATGAAAAACGATTCTTCTCGTTCAATCAAAACCTAAagatcaaattcaaaatttatgcaAAAACTCAAGAAAATCTTAAAGTTACGTTCCAAATCTTCACCAAAAAACATAGAAACAGAAGATGAAAGATTATTGAAGGTATTGTTCACTGGTCGTCcagttttttcacttttttctttCGCATTTTCGATCACAAAACACTAGATAGTCATATTGGTACGAAGAATAAGAAGCGTAATGCCAGGATTAGCAGGAGAGACACATATTGCTTTTGTGAAAAGGAGAAAGATACATGATAGAGTTTTGATTGCTTGTGAGACTGTGCAGTGGCTGAAGACGAGGAAGAAGAGTTCAGCGATAATTAAGTTGGATTTTCaaaaagcatatgatagagtcaAGTGGAGTTTTGTAGATATCGTCATTCAAAAGATGGATTTTGGTATTAGATGGCGAAGATGGGTCAAGGAGTGTATTTGCTCGGCGTTTATGTCGATTCTGATAAATGGTTCACCATCTAAATCCTTTAGCATGGAACGAAGTTTAAGGCAAGGCAATcctctcttccctttttctttattcttattgTTGATGTACTCTATAGGATGATAGCTGAGGCTGTGAGAAATAACAGGATTTTTTTCTTGTTGGTTTGACGGGACAATATTAAATTGTCTCACTTACAGCTTGCAGATGACATCATCTTATTCTGTCCATAAGATGAGGTTACAATCATGAATTACAAGAATCTTTTGTGGTGTTTTGAGGTGATGTCTGGGTtgagtattaattttgataaatccACTTTGATTCCAGTTAATTGCGAGAGGGAATGGACGCAAAGGATGTGCAGATTGTTAGGGTGTAAGGAAGCATCCTTGCCaattaaatattttggtgttccATTTGGAGCGAATCTGAAACTTGTCAAGACATGAAAACCGACTATAAACAATGTAGAAGAGAAACTTAGTTTGTGGAAAgcgaaatttttaaataaaactgaTAAGTTGGTTCTTATTAAATCAATACTTAATACTTTGCCACTGTACTAGCTTAGCTTGTACAAAATGCTAAAAATAGTGACAGAGAAGTTAATTTCACTGCAGAAGAGATTTCTGTAGAGAAATGAAGACGGCAAGTATGGGATACCATTAGTGAAATGGAAAATAGTACAAGTTTCAAAAAAACTAGGAGGTTTGGGAGTGGGGATGTAATACTTCAGATGATAGTGGCAGTTCTCTAAAAAAGATTGTCCATTATGAAAGAAGATTGTGTGctcttataataatttaaatCCTAATATATTGTTTTCTTATAAAAATTAGATATATAGTGAAGGAGGTGAAAGTTGAACCCACAACCTCCCACATGTAATGACATGTAATAAGTGAGAAACTATTAAACTAGTTTGTTAATTTATTNNNNNNNNNNNNNNNNNNNNNNNNNNNNNNNNNNNNNNNNNNNNNNNNNNNNNNNNNNNNNNNNNNNNNNcattagttttatattttttattttattaatatgtatgaaatttgaaatgattgaattttatatttgctttaaaaaaatttgatatttctgcgagTATGGTAGGATAGGATAGgatttagaactttagggtgcgagtagagttagggttgagagattctcaactcaCGGATAGGGTAGGATAGAGTTTTAATGAAATTTTCAATCCCCAAATAGGGTTAGGATAGGGTCCAAGTCctatcctaccctacccattgccagccctacaTAGAAGGATATTTGTCAGTTGCAAATAAAGGAGTaggaggtgagggagaagatgATCCGAGATTTATCTTTAGAGGTAAAAAATGGTAGAAGAGTCCGGTTTTGAGAGGACAATTGGTTACCAGCAGATGTATTGAAGGATACTTTTCCAAGACTTTTCTCGATTTCAAATCAAAATGGATTTATTATAGGAGACTGTagattttgggatgggttagactGAATATAGAACTTTCAGTGGAGAAGGGAACTATTTCAATGGAAGTTGGAACTAGTTAACCAACTTCTTGGAGTTCTACGATCATTCAACTTAATAACTGACAGAAAGGACCGACTggtgtgaaaatttgataaatcaattgtttattctactaactcttttgtgcagaTTTTGCGGGCAAAAACATTTTCAGAGGATATTATGAACTATAACTTCACTAGTTTTATTTGCAGAGGTTTAGTACCTCCACAAATTAAGTTATTTACTTGATTTGTATTAGTTGATAGAGTCAATACTAAGGAGAGATTATGTAGATTAGGCATTATTGATCAGCATGATAATGTGTGTGTTGTATGTAAAAAGAATGTTGAGGACTTTCACCACTTGTTTCTTTTTTCGTTATGAGTTTACTTATCAGATGTGGTGTACGTGGTTAGTTGACTATACTAAATTATGATCTATTCCAAAAATAATTTAGTAACACTTTGAGAGTTGAACAAGAGTGACTGTAAAAAAAGAGGAGAATAATAGGTGATTAATTGATTTTTTTGGTTATCATTTGACATATATGAATGAAAAAGAATAATAGGAATATCAAAAGTTATTAATAGGTCGTTTAGAGATGACTATCCATTAAATTTTGCACTTactatttaattttcttttgttctaTTGTTATTCtactttattgtgttgagctttttatttaaaaaaaatatgtttaactATTTTAGTGTTTATTTGTTATCAATAAAATGAATACATAATAACAATAACATGTAATACAAATCAAACATGCACAAAGAGTCTAATAATAAAGTTTATACATAACAAGAAAGTCCAACATAAACTCTAAACATACAAATTGTTGGCTCGACTTCTTTAAGAGTTTAACCTACCTCGAGTACCACAACTGAGGTAGCTGTAGCTCGGGAATGAATTctttcaattgttaaaaaaaattgaggaaGTAAAatgtaatttataattttttaatgtattctttttcatattttttttatcccacttataataattaatagtgagagatcacactttactctctcaattattgaaaaaaattgagagaatccaTTTCCACTAGTTCATACCTGAGTCATTAtggtgtgaaaaaaaaaaaaaagaagtttgtatctataaaaaaaaatgtgtttaactcaaaggaatcaaattttttaagagatgaaaatttgattttaaaattctgcCTTAACTGatcaaaaattaatttcacaATTTCAATTGCGTAATGCCGTAATGTCTTTACAATAcataaaaatgtatttttttatttttatgtaaattaagaaaaaaaaaaccccaaCATAT includes:
- the LOC107606274 gene encoding oleosin Zm-I, translated to MSDQTRTGYGGGGSYGSSYGGGGTYGSSYGTSYDPSTNQPIRQAIKFMTASAIGVSFLILSGLILTGTVIGLIIATPLLVIFSPILVPAAITLALAAGGFLFSGGCGVAAIAALSWLYSYVTGKHPAGSDRLDYAKGVIADKARDVKDRAKDYAGAGRAQEGTQGY
- the LOC107606273 gene encoding uncharacterized protein LOC107606273 isoform X1, coding for MKIWMSSSSSTHHIYMCNMFILLCILQIIIKGPALCFGNMDEDKILRVGEELERETLLLQGGSRFYQLENLRPHTWYEVKISYPASVPAIFSIQLLKSKLLVNSNRRLLNTEKLIFKSYGDEDKHNILLVTVEPEGFPAIPHVQEREFIIFNIVCDELLLGIPHKAWWVVALALLCLCIAFVIPSFLPPYLLPKNQVSRSTQHVSKTF
- the LOC107606273 gene encoding uncharacterized protein LOC107606273 isoform X3, with amino-acid sequence MKIWMSSSSSTHHIYMCNMFILLCILQIIIKGPALCFGNMDEDKILRVGEELERETLLLQGGSRFYQLENLRPHTWYEVKISYPASVPAIFSIQLLKSKLLVNSNRRLLNTEKLIFKSYGDEDKHNILLVTVEPEGFPAIPHVQEREFIIFNIAS
- the LOC107606273 gene encoding uncharacterized protein LOC107606273 isoform X2, coding for MDEDKILRVGEELERETLLLQGGSRFYQLENLRPHTWYEVKISYPASVPAIFSIQLLKSKLLVNSNRRLLNTEKLIFKSYGDEDKHNILLVTVEPEGFPAIPHVQEREFIIFNIVCDELLLGIPHKAWWVVALALLCLCIAFVIPSFLPPYLLPKNQVSRSTQHVSKTF